ACCACAACACCTGTTCAGTCCTCCAATTACGTCTATAGTGTTCATAATGAGCGTTTTATAAATACAATCAAAATATATTCCCGCAAACCGGAGCTGTTATTTCTGCctctacacttcgaaataagtGTGGGGCGGCAcgttaagaacggtgccgtaaaacaggccgtagTTTCCGCGTGCGACTATGTCAAAATACAGTTCTTTTAATATCtagatttaatgattttttcataaattttaaatatatacatttcagcATAAGGTATTTCTTCAATATCAGCTTCGTTTACTAGATGCTATTTTTTAACATAAAATTGTGTGACTGATGCTATTTTTTAACATAAAATTGTGTGACTGATACCCAAAATCTATTTCTTTTAAGACAATGCACATAAAAGAGCTCTATGCTATTGATGCCAACTGTCACTGCCCCTGTCAAAAGATTGGCAAGGAAGAGGAACATAATGTTGAAACCAGTAAGGGTAAACAGCAAGCGATTTCCAGCGTAAACATCGAACACGATATGTCGTATTATAGCACCTACACTCGCTTTTCTCTCGGATGGCTTGGAAAGGTTCACGAGTTGGAGTGGGCTTATGACCACAGTACGATGCCTGCATCAGTAAATGAACCACATCGTCCTCTTAACATAAGTACAGGAGTAACAGAACAAGAACATCGGAATACGACTACTATATTAAACAGAAACACGTATCATCCCTTAGCTATCAGTAATGGTAAAATGGGAATGACTTCTATTCAAACAACAAGGTACGTACGAATTGAAACGGATAAGTGATTGAGTAGGACACGAAACAAATGTTCGGGTAAAGTTCAAGGTAATGGGCGAATTGTGTTCAAATCAAGTGCATTGCCAATTGCGGCAGGAGTATAtattattgccttgatattgggttatatgtCATAGGTGCAAGGGTAAGATTAGCACGACGTGTAGCGGAGTGCTAATCGAATCCTTGCACcgagagctttgtcccttggtattatTTAGAAGTGTAAATAAGGggtgtttttcgtattgttcagatatcgaggaaagcagcagtagTCTATGATTAATCGAGTaaactatatgatgtataccccaaggtacacaaaaacaggaagtagagcgccatcTTGGCAAATTTTCGAAAAGCCTTTTGATAAGTATGTTTGTTGAATTTGCTACATATGGTAGGTGCAAACCCTTTTAATCTACAAAGTTATCTTTCTCTGAtcactgtattttttttatacattttttctcTCTCAGGGTATATTTTTTTGAAGGCAAGACTGAGTTCAAGACAGGAGACTATATACACATTGTCATCGAAGCAGTTGACAACAATGGCCGCAAACGACATCGAGGAGGGGACTTTTTTGAGCCTGTAATGTATAATCAAAAACTTGAAAAGAGTACTGCTGGACGAGTTGTTGATTATGGTAATGGTACATACAGTGTATACTTCTACGCTGCCTGGCAAGGCACTGCAGATTTTAATATTAACTTAGCTTTTACTCGAGAAGCCATCTTGTTCCTGAACCATGATATTTTATACTCTGAACCACAAGGTGTTTGGCAGGCAACATTCAGCAATGGTAACATCTCTGAAATAAAGAACTGTTCAATATTAAGTGAAGGTACCTGGGATGACATTTGTGAATATACCAATTCTGCATCATTAGGACAAACTGTATTTGGTTGTGAAAGACCCGAGTACCTTGCCTGTGACGATTTTGTCAATTTGTATCACACAATCAAAAATATAGAAAAGGTAACGACACTTCGGATCCAAAATTCGATAAAACTATTTCAAAGGTAAGGATCATAGATTACCCATATGCTTTGAATCACTTGGTTCTGGTATCTTAAAATACACAAATCCCTATAGTTCACATTGTCGTCATTTGGAATTCAGACTTGTGTGCTGTTGACTGATCACCATTTTTGAATTGATGATACCTAAACTATAGACTCTCAAATACGACTGCCATTCAGCGCAAAAGGGATATGAGTTGCAAAAGTAAagcatgtgtgtatgttatgttGTTTGTATTATGTGTGCCCATGATCTTATAAGCATGGGTCCGATTTCATAAAATGTAACTAAGGTAGGCATTTTGGAGGTAAAACCGGAAGACAACTTTGCTTTGGTAATTCGATCGATGTTGATATATCCAAGGAAAAATAAGTTCGAAGCGAAACATTGAGAAAGTAATCCCTAATTTTTGGAGTAAATTGTGATTGAAAAAATCAATACACTTGCCATATTGAATTCTTAGACAATTTCATTTGCAgtccgacagacagacagtcaacCAGCCAGCAAGTCAGCCAGCCAaccaggcagacagacaggctggtGCATTTATATAAGTGGACATCAGTCATATCAGCTTCCTCTGAGggaaaaatataactttatctGTCGCAAATTACGAATTTGgcattttattattaataatcgACGCCCAGCCATGTCGCATTTCTAACGTATATATTTATGTGGTATATTGTGTGCTAGAATTCTTATCAAGGAGTAAAATGTACGGTGTTGctgataatttgttttcattttagtgGGATATATAACGGCCAATTAAAACAAGCGACAATGAAAGCACTAATAAATGGTGAGTAGCTTATTTAATGTCATCGTATGTTTCAATTACATTAATTTGTGTTTGAACACAGAGTATTTGTAAATGGATCAGGGTATTTAATTATTGATCATTTCTTAAAGACATTAGTACTGTAAGTCCCCAATTACACTAGTACTGGCCGCTATGTAGTGGCTAGTTAACATAAAATACGCAGTTATTAATACGATTATTTAAACCACCCACTTTGAACTATTAAAAAGATTTTGTGGGTTCATCcttttttcaaggaaatcaagaATATGAAATTCTGTTATTGGCATTGTATTGgattaatttatcattttgaaataatgtaatttgaaaAGTTTCACAGTTACCCCTACTTCatgtttttttcttgatttgaacGGTTATAAATGGGATCACTATCTCAGGAAATACAGACAGTTTTATAAACTGTGGGTTCAGGAGAGTGATGTCATGATTTTAGCATCACCTACATTACTTGCGGTCTCAGAGAAACATCAGTTTGAAGTATACCCCCATTTTGGAAATAGTTTCTATTGACCACAATGCTTCGTTGGGATCACCAAAGGAATTAATCTATTTTATGGATGACACcctcttgatttttttttcacgtgGGATTTCTGATCTCACAAAAGTGCAAATTTTATTCTAAAAGATAATTAGGGAATAACTATACTTGGGCATAGTAAAAAAGAAgtgtatttttgtcttgttaAAAAAAAGGCATTTCTCAAAAGCGTCGATAATCTGTTTCGATAGTTTGTTGTTACTTAATCTTCTCTGATCGCTTCCCATAGTGCATAGCGAATGATGGTGTAATGAAATCGTACTTTTAACATAGCTTTATAAGGGCCACGTAccgaaaatattttgtttcccCAGCTAATATTTGCATCATGAGGCCCCGTTTTCACTAAACCCTTCATTTTGCAGGTCAAATGATTCAACCAAAACTACCACAGTGTGGACCTGATATACCTGTACCACTATCAGATGGATACTGGGCCGATAATCTGACCTTTATTCTAATGACCTGTCGTAGTCAACAATGGAGTGACGAAGAGGTCAACACTTGTCtatcaaataaaaagatatacaTATCAGGGGGTTCAACAATGCGACATGTTAGAGACACTTTTCTTTCTTACTTCCACTCGTCTACTCAATTAGATATCCATTATCATTTTGTTGCTTTAAGACTAGGCCCTACTTATCAGAATATTACCGAATTATACTTCGAAAGTGATTTTGTAGACGCCATACATCACGGAGTGTGCAGCCAGAGAACCGCAGTATTCATCGTGAACTTCAGCTTTCATTTCGTAACCTGGACGACAAGTGCATATATAGAGAGACTCTTCCATGTGAAATTAGCCATTGTCAGATTTCTTAATCGTTGTCCAGGTTCAATGGTACTCATTCGGTTATCCAATCCACGAGAGAATAATTCGACCAAACAGCGGGTTCACAGTAGTGACTGGATCCTGTATGATCAAAACAGAATGATACGACGAGTCTTTGGTGGTATTGGAGTTAGGTTTATTGATGTATGGGATATGGTATTGTCTCATCATGAACCTAATGTAGTTCATATGCCAATGTATATTATCAAGCAGCAAGTAGAAATGATGTTATCATACATATGTCCAGAGATGGTGAAAGATAAATAACTTTGGTTATTGATGATATCAGATCGTGATTCTTTGTAATTATATATGACGACGAAATTAGTTAAGTCTATTGATAAAAACAAGGTCCCATTCAACTTATGGTCATATATCTCTGAATATCTGAAAACGATTGTCTTCAAAATTTGCGTTATGAAGGGTTCTATCTGGTAGGTTAATCGAAAAACTTTTATCCCCTCATTTTTGGTTCACCACCGTACGGTATTTGGCGGCCATGTTTGATTCTGCAATGACCATCTATATAATATAAGCAACAATTGCAATGCCGCtcaataaatgttaatatattcgTTTAACTAGTAGAAAGAAAAATACATGCTTAAACATGAGTTTCTTTGCATAAGGATAGTTGTTTGCATTAGGAGCTATTTCATATCAattaactcatttgcataattactctTGGGGGCGAAAATATcgactttatttctatttgcgTACATTAATGTGTGcagtaatatatatgtaataattgtaattagTTTAACTGTTATATTGAAAAAGAGGCTACATCACTGAATCCACACTTAGAAGGGCAACCACCCAACTGTTTGATAATTAAGCGAACTTCTTACTATAAGGCAAAGGAAGAATGTTTTCAGAAGGATATATAATGGATAGATAATATGGTCGGAGAACATAACACGTATCCTGTACTTTTCCAGTATTACCATACACCAACTTTAGAAACGCATTTGGAATAATATGGTCGTACTTAATATCACTGAACATGTGTATAACCTTTTATTGAACGATACAATCAATACGTGTGTTAGAATTGATTTTTGTCTTGCACTGAATATTAAAGAAAAACTGCTCTTCACATTCATATAGTGGCgaacataatataatatttacatacatccATCAATATAATGATGATTATTTGGTAAACCCGTGCCTGTACCCTTATAAACTGCATGGTGGCTATGATGCAGCGGTGAAGCTATTGTAAAATCTAAACGCCACACGCTAATATGGTGATGGATATACTACCGTGACCGTCATTGTGCATTATATCCATGCCCGCCCTCATGAGTACGTCGTTCAAACTGTATGTGAAATTCGAAGAACGGACAAATTGCAAAATGAAGTTTGACATTATGAATGAAGTCAAGAATGTGGATGTTTTGTTACTTACATAAACGTTTTTGATTTCACTGATCACGAAGTAAAGTTAATTGCAAGCAGCATCAGTGGTCAACCAATCTATatggcgtagaatgcctgccagTACTCGaaaatgcaatactgcaatgactatatgcactactgcaatgactatattcaatactgcaatgactacatgcgataatgcgatgactacatgcaatactgcgatgactacatgcaatactgcgatgactacatgcaatgactacatatgcgatgactacatgcaatgactatatgcgatgactacatgcaatactgcaatgactatatgcaatgactacatatgcgatgactacatgcaatgactatatgcgatgactacatgcgatgtgactacatgaggtgactacatgcgatatgattACAtcagatgactacatgcgatatgactacatgagatgactacatgcaatatgacttcatgagatgactacatgcgatatgactacatgagatgacgaTGCGTCAGTGTCACTTGGTACGTCAATGATTAAGTGACTTATGACGTGACTCATCAGTCCGTTTCCAACGTCTTCTCTGGAATTTCGAATGATGTAATTCGGTTGTATGTCTTCCATACCGAAATCGCAGTCTAGAACTGTATCAGGTTGACTGTTAAATGCTTTACAAATTATTGTTGGTCTCTCGTCGTCATCGCTTCTTTGCTTTGGATATAAGGGCTTACTAGGAGTCCATTTATACGGTCAGCTGAAATACGTCACAGCATATTAAATAAGTTGGATACAAgtcaacacaacaccacacaaaCCTtacattgagagagagagagagagagagagagagagagagagagagagagagagagagagagagagagagagagagagagagagagagagagagagagagagagtgtgtgtgtgtgtgtgtgtgtgtgtgcatgtctggcgacaagacagacagaccaagaaacaggtagacagacagacatacataccgacaaacatgcacacaaacacatacatacatacatacatacatacaaacaaactaATGCAAGTAtgcactcatacatacatacatacatacacacataccatacacatacatacatacatgcatacatacatgcatacacacatacatacacacacatacatacatattacatacatacacatacacatacatacacacatgcacacatacatacacatacatacatacatacatacacacatacatacactgaccATGTTGTACGATTTAACttataaataaatgcaaatattaatAGTACACAGTActatattgttttcaatatcactgccatatatatataaatataacagtaTCAATCAAGATACACATGAGCCGTTACACAGCATTTCAGAtaccatatgtatatatacatatatttgatatctGAATATTTGTCTGAGCAGTAAAATCTAGTCGCGTTTCAAGGTTGTTTTCATTGTAAAACAACCAGACTAAATGACAGAATATTGATAAACTGATAATGTAATCATTAATTATCGAAATATCGAACATAACACTatactaaaatatttgttttatgatatctCTGCTAAGTTGAACTAACAACATCTATATCTCTTTCCTGTTTGGTGTTACAGAGCTAGAGAAAGGTTACAGAACTTGTTATAATTTTTGTACTTTCTCAACACAGAGTTGAGTTATtgttttactatatatatacgaGTAATGATCAAGTAAAAAATAACTCCAAACAGCCGGAATTGAAATAGAATAGATCTATACTAGATCTAGAGCCAGAAAGGGACAAACTGAGAGAGAGGCAGGCAGAGATAGAGAGATATGAGTTATGAAGAGACAAACCGACCGAATAACAGAGTGACGGACAAGGAGGCAAGCAggcagactgacagacaaacagtTTTGCAAGTAACACAGGCagactggaaaaaaaatttggaatgacagacacagtcagtctgtcagccagacagacaggtaggcagaCCGATACACATGGTGATGGACAATCAGTTGTGCATTTAACACACTGGCAGACTGAgaaatagacagatagacagacagacagagagataggCGACAGACAGGCAAGGTAATCTTAATGTTAATCTTTATTTCTTATGAAGTGCATTATATTAAGAAGAATAGCAATCACAACATGGTGACAACTGACAGGAATTAAAAACAAACTTCAAAAAGACAGAATTCGAAAACATaaaagaagatatatatatatatatatatatatatcttctttattacctacttattaaattttacatttgtagacaaaataaaataatacatgttttgaagtaggtaaaaggagacccgaaaaatagctacttgctaatcaagtATGTCTCCTCAGacactgtaaataacatttataaataaatacatgacaaaatgtaaagagggcagtgaaaaaaaatatctatgaaaatatatatattgtacatcagCATGAGTTGCAGTATATTCACATCAGGTGAAGAAAATCTTTTAGTGAGTTACGAAAAACATTCCTTGATGATTTGGACCTAACATCAAGAGGTAAGTTGTTCCAGTGTATAGCTCCTGTGTATGACATTGCAAATTTACCTATTTCAGTGTTTGTCCTTGGGATTGAAATATTGCCCTTAATTTTGTGACTATTATAATAATGAGtgggaaatgaacaatattgtgtgTAATAGAAAGGTAATCACTCAGTACTCTTAGCTCTAGTATTTTCACGAGGACAGAATCCCAGACAGCTGAAATCCCAGACCAGTTTGTATTCCAATGTTTCGAGAAGTACTAGTTAGCAGTCTATAGTCGTTGCAACAATAACGGTACAAGTTTAGTGGCCTAAcgaaacagcgccctcttgtcAATAAAGACTAGTTATCCTTTGATAGTTTGTTTATGCTCTGCTTAAGTTCACCACACGGGTGGTATCATTTGGAACTCTTTGCGAGACCACTTGTAATTGTTACAACATTTACGGATCAAAATAAGCAATAAAACACCTGTTTTATAGATAATTTTTAACTGCAAAGAAATTGTATTAGATGGACAATGTATATTCGTGACTTTATCTGAATAAAGCAAACACTTACAAACTAAGTAGTCATGCATGCATATTCAGTTTTCATCTAATCCACTCAAAGAACAATAGATGTGAAAAAgtagtttcaatttggtgttgcTTGGCAACCGAGCGTACTCTATATGATAAGAAATCTCCAGACCAACctttatgaaataaaacaaactttacTTTCTGGAATGCTGTTGTCCTTTAATGTAGATTATGATGTAATGATTGTAATATAGAAAACATTAAGTTACTGGCCAACTCTAAACTTTTGAAATACTCTTTTCCAATATCATATTCCCCATTTGCATACTGAGCTATAATAAACTGATGACGTGATAATATATCTCCTGTGTCTAATTACAATAAGATTGGAtgcatgtactcatttaattgtTCTCGCATTTAAATCTAGAATATCCTTGCAATGTTACTTTTGTCTTGTCACGAGAGCCTTCTATATTGCGTGTGTTCATTTTTAGAATTAAATTTCTTTCAGTTGTAAATGGATGAGTGTTAAATAAATTCCATCCACAGAAAAAACAACAGTCTTCGTAATAATAGCAGTATCTGTCTTTGTCATTTGATGGGATATAA
This is a stretch of genomic DNA from Glandiceps talaboti chromosome 9, keGlaTala1.1, whole genome shotgun sequence. It encodes these proteins:
- the LOC144439909 gene encoding NXPE family member 3-like, whose product is MHIKELYAIDANCHCPCQKIGKEEEHNVETSKGKQQAISSVNIEHDMSYYSTYTRFSLGWLGKVHELEWAYDHSTMPASVNEPHRPLNISTGVTEQEHRNTTTILNRNTYHPLAISNGKMGMTSIQTTRVYFFEGKTEFKTGDYIHIVIEAVDNNGRKRHRGGDFFEPVMYNQKLEKSTAGRVVDYGNGTYSVYFYAAWQGTADFNINLAFTREAILFLNHDILYSEPQGVWQATFSNGNISEIKNCSILSEGTWDDICEYTNSASLGQTVFGCERPEYLACDDFVNLYHTIKNIEKVTTLRIQNSIKLFQSGIYNGQLKQATMKALINGQMIQPKLPQCGPDIPVPLSDGYWADNLTFILMTCRSQQWSDEEVNTCLSNKKIYISGGSTMRHVRDTFLSYFHSSTQLDIHYHFVALRLGPTYQNITELYFESDFVDAIHHGVCSQRTAVFIVNFSFHFVTWTTSAYIERLFHVKLAIVRFLNRCPGSMVLIRLSNPRENNSTKQRVHSSDWILYDQNRMIRRVFGGIGVRFIDVWDMVLSHHEPNVVHMPMYIIKQQVEMMLSYICPEMVKDK